The sequence below is a genomic window from Lytechinus variegatus isolate NC3 chromosome 3, Lvar_3.0, whole genome shotgun sequence.
AGACAATAATACCATCACCATTAAATGATAAAGGCGTCAATCACAATAATCTTTATGGTTCATATTTTAATGACAATGTACCTCTACACAGAGCTGGCCGGATAAGGGCCGATGATAACGATTCGCATGTGTAACATATACAACACTGCCCAACAGAGGGCAGCAATCCACAATGGCGCATATCACAATGAAGACAAGATAAATGAGTTGTACAATAAAATCATCGCCTTAGTGGGAGGGCAGAATTTAAGCTTAGACATGATGCCAAGCGTACGTGATACGTAAGGTTTTCAAACTGGGGGTTCCATCATGTAAGACATTCGTCAAGTAAAATACCCAGGAACTTTACTGTTGACTTCTTTTCTAAGATAGTATTGTTTGCAGTAATGTTATGATTTGGTTATCAATAATTGGTTTGTTTTTActataattattcaattataaactgtgaaaacaaaatttgtgtCATGTCAATTTTCAATGAAGGAACCatgtagaatgaaaaaaaaatatgttaagaTAGAGTATCTTCGTCGACACGTATACGGTGATGATGCATTTCGTTATAGAAAGGCATTGATGCTTCCGCCATTTCTATGACATCGTCGGTAAGTTGTTCTCTTGGCGGTGGTGCCTTTGGGGGGTTGAAACAGGTGCTCCTCAGAACACCTCCATAGAATGCATTTAAAGAGACCTGTTCTGCTGTCCAGGCGCATCCCCAGTTCCACCTGCCAATTTCTTCCACCTTTGGTTTCGGCCACGATAGCATCGAAGCATTAAAGGCAGCCCCACTGCCTCGCACCATCGAGGAAGAACGCGACCCGGATCGTTGAGCAGGTCGGACGAGTCAAGGACAACTGCCTCCGGGTCCACCTCCTTGAGGATATAGCGCCACAGGGCATGCAACTCCTTAAAGTAATTTTCGTGTATTCCTAGCTCGTTGTGGTTCCTGACGTCAAAGCTAGCTTCGTCCTTTTCGTCAGGGAGTAACCGGTTAATGGCTTTGAAATGGGGGTAATACATCTTGTGGACTCCAGGATATACCAAATCGGGGTTACGAATAAGGAACGAGTGCCGGTAGCCGCTAGGTATATACCGAGTAACGTCGCCATCAGGCATCCCGTAGGCCATATCCTTGACAAAGACGTGTTTTGCAGTTGTCCGTTCGAGCCGTTCTTTAACGCTCTGGTACCTGTATGCATGACACCAGAAATTAAAGAGTTTGTTTtgtaaaagaataaaaggaaaacACTAGAGGAAAACCGCGATAAAAATAAACAGTGTAATGAAAGTGAGAttaaaatttcataatcatCAGCACTATTATGAAATTATCATCATGACCAAATGACCAATGATTTTCATCGTTGAGtgtattgtcatcattattaccgTTACTGCTTGtagttgtagaagtagtagtagtagtagtagtagtagtaatagtagtatcgtaataatagcagtatattactagtagtagtagtaatagtagcatatgtagcagcagtagtagtagtagtagtagtagtagtagtatgataatagtagtagtagtagtaatagtagtagtatagtagtagtagcagtagtagtaatagtagtatcgTTGTaatagcagtatagtagtagtattagtagtcgtagtagtagtagaaatagtagtaggggtatagtagtagaagtaatagttctatagtagaaatagtagtagtagtagttgtggtagtagtatagtagaagtagtagtagtatagtagaagtagtagaaatagcagtagtagtagtagtagtattagtcgTAGTAGCggcagtagtatagtagtagtagtagtagtattcgtagtagtagtagtattcgtagtagtactagtaaaagtagtagtacaACTACCCCAAGGataattaccccctggacaactacccccggacaattaccatagggaacaattacccccccccccccctcccgaggACAAAGGGAGTGCACAGAGTCATACGTCGGCCGTACGTTTGACGTAAGAAGTACTCAAGTCATTCTTGAGTATCTTGGAATCAAACAAACGCCGTAAGAAAGCTGGAAAAGTGAGCTCCATcgataggcggatccaggggggcgagtggcccgcccccccccccccccccccttattggcggtgcaaaaaaatgaaaaaaataaggggaaagaaagaaaaaagaaaaagaagaggaaagaaaggaggaaaatgaagagataaaagaagaggaaaaataagaggagggaTAGTGAAAAAAAAGTCAGGGGGAGACgtggaaaatgataaaaatatatatttcatgtcactatattaaatttttcgctcgcgcttcgcactcgcatagcctgttcgatgagatacatacCTGGCtaaataggctgatatgtagcttaaaatatcaagttttgaagtcgaTATACAAAGCATGTTTCAGCTCGgacattattcttttttttttaatttacaaactgatttcttaagtgctctgtaaaatgtccgttttatggtatATTTTTAGCTCATGCTGCTCGGTCGTACTATTTGAAAGGCCTACTTCTTTATAAATTCTTACAAACCGTCCTTGAATATACCTTAAACGAATTGTATACTATCATGATTGCCAATTTGTATAGAAAAAACACTGTATTTGATTGTCATATTGTTTACAATTTAGTTATTTTGgtacttattttctttcttcaatatTTGATTGCTCTCACACAAGAATAATGAACACAAAAACACCTTACAATTTTACCATTAAGGGCCTAAGTGGTAttattgcattgacgcccaatggcgacaatgcattgttcttgttccatattcctattccgtaatcttcttcttcttcttcttccaccaaaatcccatttgtttaacacatggttttgttagctctaccctgactccgtccctcatccaaatttggtagacatgttgtccagcatccctagttgtgcctctcatcactcatgcatgaccatccaggcgccattttgtccatttcaagtccatttgcataccattcttcattctttcatatctcaattatcctgcatgctacagacttctaacaaattgctatagatagtcaaagagttgctccatcatctgcgacgtataacctgaccttcaaaatgccatcttcatgtcctaaattcaaatccgaaatagccttccttcaaaaagttcatatttattgaaatgtaaagtaaaaaaatcgtaaaatggccataactttctcgtttttatttattttaagttCATCCTTTTAGGAATTAATAAcggtatcataaaatacaagttACTTaattttcacgcatcattgaccttccgtcattgaaatagcgccctctaaaatttcaaaaacgcttacctttgaatgctcctcattgcgtcatgcgtggccaaacccgtacccttttttgaatttagggtcttcaagatatgatctttcatgccatttaaaaaaatatataccttacaactgacgaaatatctaaaaaatgctcccgaaaatcagcaaaacacccaaaaatgcactttactgccagcacaacttcaacttgctcttatttccttattattgaagcttattctttctaacttggctgatatgagtattgatatatacttcaaccgttcgtcaaccttttgtaacagaaactgacaaaaatctgacgtcagcttaaaattattgtgcaaaaccttcatttttaatgtctttctttatatggcatttacttccggtctattgcctgctcacaaataaaagtggtatcaatgtcaccgcattggaatactcttttcagtgataccaaatacgacataggttacaacagaaaatttcaagataagtcaatctgaacatatggtatactgctcacaatgcacacattttcaacaacaacGTATGGGTTGCCAAATGGTCTAAAATTgtttactcgagaatgtaacttcctatggagagcaaaatgtgctaaaatccaatttgattaacatgtaatttttgttagtcctcccctcCCAGCgttcctcatccaaattcattctaatttggtagacatgttatccataattagtgaccataactgtagaaatagcgccctctattgcaaagttttaaaatagttgaattgctATAACTTCCTTGAtcgaatttatttttgtctcatattttcagggtttgcaaattgtatcatttcagataatccaactgtgttttacgcatcagtgaccattcctttaagaaatagcgccctctaatattttgagaatgtatatcatctagagttttctctctatctccttctgttCTTGGCCTCTATAAAATCAGAgacgtcaatgcatgcacatcgttctgaaacgattgcagttctagttacaaggtgttcttgtgtgtattatctttgcataaagTTTCTTTTAGCTTATTGTATCAAGTTATAAAGCATCAtcttatttgtccgggggtagttgtccgggggtaattgtccgggggtaatttcaagtgggtagttgtccgggggtaattgtctggggggggtaattgtccgggggtaattgtcctcgaggggtaattgtcctcgaggggtaattgtccgggggtagttgtccggggggtaattgtcctagaaccgtAATGATCAGAATGTCATCTGAATAAACAATAATGGAAGTGAGAAGCGCGGTCTAAAATTTGTAATAatgtatactgacctgaaatcAGGAAAAGGGACTTGTTCAGGACTGTTGTAGTGACCGATTTGGATGATTAATATCTCGCCAACCATATAACAtgcataatgcgagcgcgaagcgcgagctgacattttttatattctaaCCTGAAAGCTTAACATTTTATGCACCTTTGTCGCAAGCtagaattttgatatttcgatcagaaaacatgaaatttattgaaaatccGAAGCACGACCTCAACAATCGAagtttagacctaaaaacgggacattctattcactttaaaaatcattaaaaaacttGTTGTTTTGCAGGCGTGAAGCACCAGCTAAAAATGATGATCTGAAAACCGGTACGCtttgaaataaagaacgagCTGTGTGTGTACCCCAATAAGGAAATCAATGCAAGCGTGGAGATCGGGTTTATCATGTTAAGCACTGTCTAAAATGTAGGACCATTATGAAGAGGACAATTTTGTTActataaatgatgcgagcgcaaagcgtgaaTAAATGTTATTGGGGGGTTTAGATCTAACAAAAAAAACATCGATAATTCCATGTTTTATACTTCTCCCACAGGGTGGATGGAATGGTCATTTTCTTCAACGAGGCCCGTTTTGTACTGGCCTAGGTGACACGAAATCTGTCCAGACATATTTCTACGGGGGAGGGGGCTAATAAGAGACacaagcacccccccccctaacaGTCAGATaatattataaataataatgcatttaaatgAGCTATAGACAACTTTTCAACTAAAGGTATTATGAAATCATATATATAATGCGCAGTAATTTATACTGTTTGTACAAAATGTACACaaccacccccacccccaccccccccccccaccccaaaaaaagagagagaagggtgaaatatgataatgTTTGAAAAATCTGTCACACAATTGTTTATTAGTAatcaaaatgttcaaatttttggtCGCTTgtttcgctcgctcacaactttttataaattttatgcaataggCCATATCTATAgccccccaatattttaatgataataaataattccACTGTTGCttctaaaatatcaaaatgtcaCAACgcgctctctctccctcccccccccccccccccccccccccccctctctctctctcaatacAGGCAATTCGATTACTGTTCAGCGTCATGCTTGTTAAATTCCAGTCTTTGGTGAGCTAAATTCATCGATGAACTTTAGACCGTTAACTTCGTTTTATTTTTTACCTTGCGACCAGAGAGTGAACCCAAACAATACtcggatatttttttcaaaagacgTATACTGACGAGAAAAAGGCATTTTTTGATAAATAGTTTAGTGATGCATGTCTCGCTAACTCCCATAATAACTGTGTATCTGGGAGGCACCCCTCTGGTTTGTGAAGTAATGAATAAAAACGTTACACCACATGTTATTCAGGCCACCGTTCCCCTATCAAAATACTGGCCTCGAGGCCGCCTGTAGTTGTCATATCGCATATCAGACATTTCATGTTGTATCCGTAAAGCATGCATGCATGTTAGAGAA
It includes:
- the LOC121412149 gene encoding uncharacterized protein LOC121412149, which encodes MSEERSRVILWTTPRGSSTVFALSMSHIPEIEMWMEPFGYAGIAALNAKIEERTVLPRDHKGNEQLFEKVARHVSAAMDRAFVPETLSYQSVKERLERTTAKHVFVKDMAYGMPDGDVTRYIPSGYRHSFLIRNPDLVYPGVHKMYYPHFKAINRLLPDEKDEASFDVRNHNELGIHENYFKELHALWRYILKEVDPEAVVLDSSDLLNDPGRVLPRWCEAVGLPLMLRCYRGRNQRWKKLAGGTGDAPGQQNRSL